The following coding sequences lie in one Myxococcus xanthus genomic window:
- a CDS encoding sensor histidine kinase: MSGTARRLFYAFSLLVLTFGAAAYAALEGMAEIHEALHSVRRQETAVRTTLSLATSVRDLYAHQAHTVILGNASHLPLYDSAYHRAMERLEAVQAQATTSEERAQVETMRRTTTELDRLFREALVPAVLREDHATAAREHSRALELVGVIQESADTLASHYERAIGNFEEHASTVQHASFQWTVAILAGAALLAAGVGLYIGRSVARPVSLLEAGAARIAAGDLMTRIALDRPDEFGRLAQQFNRMTAALREHQERLVQSERLAGIGRLAAGVAHEINNPLGVILGYVRLLQRKAEGALADDLRIIEEETLRCRDIVEGMLDLSRPLQVPGETLELRELVEEVFSRLRESAQRTEASLTVEGEARVAGHPQRLRQVVTNLVKNAMEAAGPSGQVTVAIHAHEGEVALSFRDSGPGLSPEAQKRMFEPFFTTKPQGTGLGLAVSQAIAQAHGGRIQPRNLPGRGAEFTLHLPRSTP; this comes from the coding sequence GTGTCCGGAACCGCCCGCAGGCTCTTTTACGCCTTCTCGCTCCTCGTCCTGACCTTCGGCGCGGCAGCCTATGCCGCGCTCGAGGGCATGGCGGAGATCCACGAGGCCCTGCACAGCGTGCGGCGGCAGGAAACGGCCGTGCGCACCACGCTGTCGCTCGCGACCTCGGTGCGAGACCTCTACGCACACCAGGCCCACACCGTCATCCTCGGCAACGCCAGCCACCTGCCGCTCTACGACAGCGCCTATCACCGTGCCATGGAGCGGCTCGAAGCGGTCCAAGCCCAGGCCACCACCTCCGAGGAACGCGCCCAGGTGGAGACCATGCGCCGCACCACGACGGAGCTGGACAGGCTTTTCCGCGAGGCACTCGTGCCAGCCGTGCTGCGCGAGGACCATGCCACCGCGGCCCGTGAACACTCCAGGGCCCTGGAACTGGTCGGCGTCATCCAGGAGAGCGCGGACACCCTGGCCTCGCACTACGAGCGTGCCATTGGCAACTTCGAGGAGCACGCGAGCACGGTCCAGCACGCCAGCTTCCAGTGGACGGTCGCCATCCTGGCCGGTGCAGCCCTGCTCGCGGCGGGCGTAGGCCTCTACATCGGCCGCTCGGTGGCCCGCCCGGTCTCGCTGCTGGAGGCCGGCGCGGCCCGTATCGCCGCGGGCGACCTCATGACTCGCATCGCGCTGGACCGCCCGGATGAGTTCGGAAGGCTGGCGCAGCAGTTCAACCGGATGACCGCCGCGCTACGTGAGCACCAGGAGCGCTTGGTTCAAAGCGAGCGGCTGGCGGGCATCGGCCGCCTGGCGGCGGGTGTGGCGCATGAAATCAACAATCCCCTGGGGGTCATCCTCGGCTACGTGCGCCTGCTTCAGCGCAAGGCGGAGGGTGCGCTCGCGGACGACCTGCGCATCATCGAAGAGGAGACGCTGCGCTGCCGCGACATCGTGGAGGGGATGCTCGACCTGTCGCGGCCACTCCAGGTCCCGGGCGAGACGCTGGAGCTGCGAGAGCTGGTGGAGGAAGTCTTCTCCCGGTTGCGGGAGTCCGCCCAGCGCACCGAGGCATCCCTGACGGTGGAAGGCGAAGCCCGGGTGGCAGGGCATCCGCAGCGGCTGCGGCAGGTGGTCACAAACCTGGTCAAGAACGCCATGGAGGCCGCAGGTCCCTCGGGACAGGTGACAGTGGCCATCCACGCCCACGAAGGCGAGGTGGCGCTTTCATTCCGCGACAGCGGGCCCGGCCTCTCTCCCGAGGCACAGAAGCGGATGTTCGAGCCCTTCTTCACCACCAAACCCCAAGGCACCGGGCTGGGGTTGGCGGTGTCGCAGGCCATCGCCCAGGCCCATGGTGGCCGCATCCAGCCGCGCAACCTGCCTGGCCGTGGTGCGGAATTCACCCTGCATCTCCCCCGGAGTACGCCGTGA
- a CDS encoding sigma-54-dependent transcriptional regulator has translation MTDRPSVLVVDDKENMRHLITRILGDAYQVRTAEDGGRALSLIQTQPFDVVVTDIRMPGADGFEVLKAVKQHSPTTEVILMTAYASVPKAVEAIKEGAYDYLPKPFDPDEASLVVARALERKRLKEQAASLRRELEGIYSFQNIIGRSAPMRALYGLLERASELDITVLITGETGTGKELVARAIHHHGPRKDRPFIAVNCGALPSELIESELFGHARGAFTGAVETKAGLFEAASGGTIFLDEIGELPLSVQVKLNRTLQDKEVRRVGDAVARRIDARVITATHRDLKAEVTASRFREDLYYRLNVFPVHLPPLRERREDIPLLAMHFVQKAAKTYRQPVDGLEPDALRALTGYSWPGNVRQLENAIERAVAITTGSRVGADALPPEVTGGQQGALPADHLVKMPFREAVDLARDRASRDYLIALLREFGGNVTRAAERAGMERESLHRLLKRFGLRSDDFKESP, from the coding sequence GTGACGGACAGACCGAGTGTTCTCGTTGTCGACGACAAGGAGAACATGCGCCACCTCATCACCCGCATTCTCGGTGACGCTTATCAGGTGAGGACGGCTGAAGACGGAGGCCGTGCACTCTCCCTCATCCAGACGCAGCCGTTCGACGTGGTGGTGACGGACATCCGAATGCCGGGAGCGGACGGCTTTGAGGTGCTCAAGGCAGTCAAGCAGCACTCGCCCACCACCGAGGTCATCCTGATGACGGCGTACGCCTCCGTCCCCAAGGCGGTAGAGGCCATCAAGGAGGGGGCCTATGACTACCTGCCCAAGCCCTTCGACCCGGACGAGGCGTCCCTGGTGGTAGCCCGCGCCCTCGAGCGCAAGCGGCTCAAGGAGCAGGCCGCCTCACTGCGGCGCGAGTTGGAGGGCATCTACAGCTTCCAGAACATCATTGGCAGGAGCGCGCCCATGCGTGCGCTCTACGGCCTGCTGGAGCGCGCCTCCGAGCTGGACATCACGGTACTCATCACCGGGGAGACGGGGACGGGCAAGGAGTTGGTGGCGCGAGCCATCCACCACCACGGCCCACGCAAGGACCGGCCCTTCATTGCGGTCAACTGCGGCGCGCTGCCCTCCGAACTCATCGAGAGCGAGCTGTTCGGTCACGCCCGGGGTGCATTCACCGGCGCGGTAGAGACCAAGGCCGGTCTCTTCGAGGCAGCCTCCGGGGGGACCATCTTCCTGGACGAGATTGGAGAGCTGCCCCTGTCCGTCCAGGTGAAGCTCAACCGCACGCTCCAGGACAAGGAGGTGCGCCGTGTCGGAGACGCGGTTGCGCGCCGCATCGACGCACGTGTCATCACCGCCACCCACCGCGACCTCAAGGCCGAAGTGACGGCGAGCCGCTTCCGCGAAGACCTCTACTACCGGCTCAATGTCTTCCCGGTGCATCTGCCGCCCCTGCGGGAGCGGCGCGAGGACATCCCCCTGCTGGCCATGCACTTCGTACAGAAGGCGGCGAAGACCTACCGGCAGCCGGTGGATGGCCTGGAGCCGGACGCGTTGCGTGCGCTCACCGGGTACAGCTGGCCGGGCAACGTGCGCCAGCTCGAGAATGCCATCGAACGCGCGGTGGCCATCACCACTGGCTCCCGGGTGGGCGCTGACGCGCTCCCCCCTGAAGTCACGGGCGGACAACAGGGAGCACTGCCCGCAGACCATCTGGTGAAGATGCCCTTCCGGGAGGCGGTGGACCTGGCGCGGGACCGTGCATCGCGCGATTACCTCATCGCCCTGCTGCGGGAATTCGGGGGCAATGTGACGCGGGCTGCTGAACGCGCGGGCATGGAGCGCGAGAGCCTCCACCGGCTCCTCAAGCGCTTTGGCCTGCGCTCCGATGACTTCAAGGAGTCACCCTAA
- a CDS encoding YncE family protein — translation MKPTLWMMPFLTALAMSGCADKDSNSFPVLEKDAVFVVNGGSNSLSVIDVERQEVTSTLRLKDMTYPHHISLSPDRSLLVVAVPGMDLSGGHGGGHGGHTMRGKLLLLDAKTGKTRATRQFDAMTHNGAFSPDGTEVWTALMAEPGAVVVLDSQTLEPKQTINVGDMPAEVTFSQDGRYAFVANGDSNNVSVINAATKAVVKTVTVGANPVGAWPGNDGLMYVDNEDGKSLTSIDANTLDVARTYPLGFTPAMAATAPNGDLWVTDTDNGKVIFFAAGTTTRQGELATGAGAHGIAFSADGATSFITNQTAGTLSIVDVASRTVRKTLTVGTQPNGLVFREN, via the coding sequence ATGAAGCCGACACTGTGGATGATGCCCTTCCTGACTGCGCTGGCGATGAGTGGCTGCGCCGACAAGGACTCGAACTCGTTCCCCGTCCTCGAAAAGGACGCCGTGTTCGTCGTGAATGGTGGCAGCAACTCCCTCAGCGTCATTGACGTGGAGCGGCAGGAGGTCACCAGCACCCTTCGATTGAAGGACATGACCTATCCCCACCACATCAGCCTCAGCCCGGACCGGAGCTTGCTCGTGGTGGCGGTCCCCGGCATGGACCTGAGCGGCGGGCACGGCGGCGGGCACGGCGGTCACACCATGCGTGGCAAGCTCCTCCTGCTGGACGCGAAGACGGGTAAGACACGGGCCACGCGGCAGTTCGACGCGATGACCCACAACGGCGCCTTCTCGCCGGACGGCACCGAGGTGTGGACGGCCCTGATGGCGGAGCCGGGCGCGGTGGTCGTGCTCGACAGCCAGACGCTCGAGCCCAAGCAAACGATCAACGTGGGCGACATGCCCGCGGAGGTGACGTTCTCCCAGGACGGGCGCTACGCCTTCGTCGCCAATGGCGACTCCAACAACGTCTCCGTCATTAACGCGGCCACCAAGGCGGTGGTGAAGACGGTGACCGTCGGGGCCAACCCGGTCGGCGCCTGGCCGGGAAACGACGGCCTCATGTACGTGGACAACGAGGACGGCAAGAGCCTCACCAGCATTGATGCCAACACCCTCGATGTGGCGCGCACCTATCCGCTGGGCTTCACGCCGGCCATGGCCGCCACGGCCCCCAATGGGGACCTCTGGGTGACGGACACCGACAACGGCAAGGTCATCTTCTTCGCCGCAGGTACGACGACACGTCAGGGGGAACTGGCCACTGGCGCCGGAGCCCATGGAATCGCGTTCTCCGCCGATGGCGCCACCTCATTCATCACCAACCAGACCGCGGGGACGCTCAGCATCGTCGACGTAGCCTCGCGTACCGTTCGGAAGACGCTCACCGTGGGCACCCAGCCCAACGGACTTGTCTTCCGCGAGAACTGA
- the ribB gene encoding 3,4-dihydroxy-2-butanone-4-phosphate synthase, translated as MQPSARTETSMSHDSEISSIDDAIRDIQEGKFVIVADDEDRENEGDLIMAAEKVTPEHLAFMVRHTSGIVCMPMLAERLDELHLPQMVSDNTESHRTAFTVSVDYRHGTHTGVSAADRAKTIRALVDPSSKADDFLRPGHIFPLRYREGGVLRRAGHTEATVDLSRLAGLSASGILCELVKDDGTMMRMPDLKVFAREHKLSLITIADLIEYRRRKDRLVRREPGQHTVTTRYGEFTALTYSWLPDGVKSLVLVKGDPASRPSTLVRLHAACALGDVFGSPSCNCNVLLDQALARIAREGSGVLVYLPGMHGDDFGIHHKRNTDGSSGPTRGPQESRDLGMGCQILNDLGVRTLQVMTNSDITYRGLAGFGLTIEKRVPLQPD; from the coding sequence ATGCAGCCCTCCGCCCGGACCGAAACCTCCATGAGTCACGACAGCGAGATCTCCTCCATCGACGACGCCATCCGTGACATCCAGGAGGGCAAGTTCGTCATCGTCGCCGACGACGAGGACCGTGAGAACGAGGGCGACCTCATCATGGCTGCGGAGAAGGTGACGCCCGAGCACCTGGCCTTCATGGTGCGCCACACCAGCGGCATCGTCTGCATGCCCATGCTGGCGGAGCGGCTGGACGAGCTCCACCTCCCGCAGATGGTGTCGGACAACACCGAATCCCATCGCACCGCCTTCACCGTCTCCGTGGACTACCGCCACGGCACCCACACGGGCGTGTCCGCGGCGGACCGCGCGAAGACCATCCGCGCCCTGGTGGACCCCTCCAGCAAGGCCGACGACTTCCTGCGCCCCGGGCACATCTTCCCGCTCCGCTACCGCGAGGGCGGCGTCCTCCGACGGGCCGGCCACACCGAGGCCACCGTGGACCTGTCCCGCCTCGCCGGCCTGTCCGCCTCCGGCATCCTCTGCGAGCTGGTGAAGGACGACGGCACCATGATGCGGATGCCGGACCTCAAGGTCTTCGCCCGCGAGCACAAGCTGTCGCTCATCACCATCGCGGACCTCATCGAGTACCGCCGCCGCAAGGACCGGCTGGTGCGCCGTGAGCCCGGCCAGCACACCGTCACCACCCGCTACGGTGAGTTCACCGCCCTCACCTATTCGTGGCTGCCCGACGGCGTGAAGTCCCTGGTCCTGGTGAAGGGCGACCCGGCGTCGCGGCCCAGCACCCTGGTGCGCCTGCACGCCGCCTGTGCCCTGGGTGACGTGTTCGGCTCCCCGTCGTGCAACTGCAACGTGCTGCTGGATCAGGCGCTGGCGCGCATCGCCCGCGAGGGCTCCGGCGTGCTGGTGTACCTGCCGGGCATGCACGGAGACGACTTCGGCATCCACCACAAGCGCAACACCGACGGCAGCAGCGGCCCCACGCGGGGCCCGCAGGAGTCGCGCGACCTGGGCATGGGCTGCCAGATTCTCAATGACCTGGGCGTCCGCACGCTCCAGGTGATGACCAACTCGGACATCACCTACCGCGGGCTCGCGGGCTTCGGTCTCACCATCGAGAAGCGCGTCCCCCTCCAGCCGGACTGA
- the tmk gene encoding dTMP kinase — translation MSAARKKAAAHRPGRFIVLEGLDGAGTTTQVERLAAALRAEGHSVLTTREPSDGPVGTMIRQALTGRLGLPGGAGPLAPETLALLFAADRTDHLTARVLPALAAGQIVLCDRYVLSSLAYQGASLPMEWVEAVNACAVSPDLTLFVGVAPEVAARRRKARGGAAELFEADEAQRRIAKQYVAAIRRREKHERIVHIDGEQGIEAVTAASLVEIRKLLARKR, via the coding sequence GTGAGCGCCGCACGGAAGAAGGCCGCGGCGCACCGTCCAGGGCGCTTCATCGTCCTGGAGGGACTGGATGGGGCTGGCACCACGACGCAGGTGGAGCGACTCGCCGCGGCCCTGCGCGCGGAGGGGCACTCGGTGCTGACCACACGGGAGCCGTCTGACGGCCCCGTGGGGACGATGATTCGCCAGGCGCTCACGGGCCGGTTGGGACTGCCCGGTGGGGCGGGCCCGCTGGCGCCGGAGACGCTGGCGTTGCTGTTCGCCGCGGACCGGACGGACCACCTCACGGCCCGGGTGCTCCCGGCGCTGGCGGCGGGCCAGATTGTCCTGTGTGACCGCTACGTCCTGTCGTCCCTGGCCTACCAGGGCGCGTCGCTGCCCATGGAATGGGTGGAGGCGGTGAATGCGTGCGCGGTGTCGCCGGACCTGACGCTGTTCGTCGGCGTGGCGCCGGAGGTGGCGGCGCGGCGCCGCAAGGCACGCGGCGGGGCGGCGGAGCTGTTCGAGGCGGACGAGGCACAGCGGCGGATTGCGAAGCAGTACGTGGCCGCCATCCGCCGCAGGGAGAAGCACGAGCGCATCGTCCACATCGACGGCGAGCAGGGCATCGAGGCCGTGACGGCCGCGTCGTTGGTGGAGATTCGCAAGCTGCTGGCCCGCAAGCGCTGA
- the thrC gene encoding threonine synthase produces the protein MSEGSASEFRAEYACSEGCDFRASLMEVVYRCPRCGGLLEVAHDVKALRTVSAAEWKRRFETRFGSARLPDGSGVWGKREWAYPQLPAEDIVSLGEGRVPLKPLPRMAAELGLAALDLKECGVSPTGSFKDWGMTVLVSAVKHMRAQGVPLRAVACASTGDTSAALSAYCAAAGIPAVVFLPRNKVSLAQLVQPIANGARVLSLDTDFDGCMKLVQAVTADTGLYLANSMNSLRIEGQKMVAVELCQDLGWEPPDWVVIPGGNLGNASALGKGFELMLSLGLITRRPRIAVAQAQKANPLARSFRGGFQELVPLQAEPTLASAIQIGNPVSFKRAVKVLKAFDGVVEDASESELANAAARADREGTFTCPHTGVALAALEKLVAQGVIARGSRVAVVSTAHGLKFADFKVGYHRGSLAEVTSQFANPPVELPATLDAVKGALADLG, from the coding sequence ATGAGCGAGGGGTCGGCTTCGGAGTTCCGCGCGGAGTACGCGTGCAGTGAGGGCTGTGACTTTCGCGCCTCGCTGATGGAGGTGGTGTACCGGTGCCCGCGCTGCGGCGGCCTGCTGGAAGTCGCGCACGACGTGAAGGCCCTGCGCACGGTGTCCGCGGCGGAATGGAAGCGCCGTTTCGAGACGCGCTTCGGCTCCGCGCGCCTGCCGGATGGCTCGGGCGTGTGGGGCAAGCGGGAGTGGGCGTATCCGCAGCTGCCGGCGGAGGACATCGTCTCGCTCGGCGAGGGCCGCGTGCCGCTCAAGCCGTTGCCGCGCATGGCGGCGGAGCTGGGGCTGGCCGCGCTGGACTTGAAGGAGTGCGGCGTCTCGCCCACGGGCAGCTTCAAGGACTGGGGCATGACCGTCCTGGTCTCCGCGGTGAAGCACATGCGCGCCCAGGGCGTTCCGCTGCGCGCGGTGGCGTGTGCCTCCACGGGCGACACGTCCGCGGCGCTCTCCGCCTACTGCGCGGCGGCGGGGATTCCGGCGGTGGTGTTCCTGCCGCGCAACAAGGTGTCGCTCGCGCAGCTCGTGCAGCCCATTGCCAATGGGGCGCGGGTGCTGTCGCTGGACACGGACTTCGACGGCTGCATGAAGCTGGTGCAGGCGGTGACGGCGGACACGGGGCTGTACCTGGCCAACTCGATGAACTCGCTGCGCATCGAGGGCCAGAAGATGGTCGCCGTGGAGCTCTGCCAGGACCTGGGCTGGGAGCCGCCGGACTGGGTGGTGATTCCCGGCGGCAACCTGGGCAACGCCAGCGCCCTGGGCAAGGGCTTCGAGCTGATGCTGTCGCTGGGGCTCATCACCCGCCGACCGCGCATCGCCGTGGCGCAGGCCCAGAAGGCCAATCCGCTGGCGCGCTCGTTCCGGGGCGGCTTCCAGGAACTGGTGCCCCTGCAGGCCGAGCCCACGCTGGCGTCGGCCATCCAGATTGGCAACCCGGTGTCCTTCAAGCGCGCGGTGAAGGTGCTCAAGGCGTTCGACGGCGTGGTGGAGGACGCCAGCGAGTCCGAGCTGGCCAACGCCGCCGCGCGCGCGGACCGCGAGGGGACCTTCACCTGTCCGCACACGGGCGTGGCGCTGGCGGCGCTGGAGAAGTTGGTGGCGCAGGGCGTGATTGCCCGGGGCTCGCGCGTGGCGGTGGTGTCCACCGCGCACGGCTTGAAGTTCGCCGACTTCAAGGTGGGCTACCACCGCGGATCGCTCGCGGAGGTGACGAGCCAGTTCGCCAACCCGCCGGTGGAGCTGCCCGCGACGCTGGACGCGGTGAAGGGCGCGCTGGCGGACCTGGGCTGA
- a CDS encoding heavy metal translocating P-type ATPase, which translates to MTTHLPPEAHTGHHPPHLPEGKAKDPVCGMFVDPQAPKGGSHVHEGHTYFFCNPKCREKFTAEPRKYLAPEPQTPEPAPAGTMYICPMDPEVRQDHPGTCPKCGMALEPEQPVLQTRTEYVCPMHPQIVRPEPGACPICGMALEPRTITLEDAPDPEYLDMRRRFWVSVVLSLPVFVLGMSEMIPGQPIQRLIPGPLMAWVQFALATPVVLWGGWPFFQRGWASVRNRHLNMFTLIALGTGAAYGFSVFATFFPGLLPHAFTGHGGHVPLYFEAAAVITTLVLLGQVLELRARHATSGALKALLGLAPKTARLLREDGREEDVALDGVHVSDRLRVRPGEKVPVDGLVLEGESAVDESMVTGEPIPSEKTPGSRVTGGTVNGTGGFVMRAERVGRDTLLAQIVQRVAEAQRSRAPIQRLADTVSGWFVPAVVVIAVLTAFIWSMWGPEPRLAYALVNAVAVLIIACPCALGLATPISIVVGMGRGAQAGVLIRDAAALEELAKVDTLVVDKTGTLTEGRPSLTTVVAAPGFDEARLLHLAGSIERGSEHPLASAIVKGAEARGAVLTETHGFKSVTGQGVTGRVDGAQVALGNARLLEGLGIEAGAFLERAEALRREGQTVMFVAVDGKPAGLLGVADPVKASTPEAVQQLRADGLRLVMLTGDSRTTAEAVARRLGIDEVHAEVRPEEKNEMVKRLQAEGHVVAMAGDGVNDAPALAQANVGIAMGTGTDIAMESAAVTLVKGDLRAIVRARHLSRGTVHNIRQNLFFAFIYNVLGVPIAAGVLYPFFGLLLSPMIASAAMSISSVSVIANALRLRRLDL; encoded by the coding sequence ATGACGACTCATCTCCCCCCAGAAGCTCACACCGGGCACCACCCTCCACACTTGCCAGAGGGCAAGGCGAAGGACCCCGTCTGCGGCATGTTCGTGGATCCCCAGGCACCGAAGGGCGGCAGCCACGTGCACGAGGGGCACACGTACTTCTTCTGCAACCCGAAGTGCCGCGAGAAGTTCACGGCGGAGCCGCGAAAGTACCTCGCGCCTGAGCCCCAGACACCGGAGCCTGCCCCCGCGGGCACCATGTACATCTGCCCGATGGACCCGGAGGTTCGGCAGGATCATCCCGGCACCTGCCCCAAGTGCGGAATGGCCCTCGAGCCCGAGCAGCCGGTCCTCCAGACGCGCACCGAGTACGTCTGCCCGATGCACCCGCAAATCGTGCGCCCCGAGCCGGGGGCGTGCCCCATCTGCGGCATGGCCCTGGAGCCACGGACCATCACCCTCGAGGACGCGCCCGACCCGGAGTACCTCGACATGCGGCGGCGCTTCTGGGTGAGCGTCGTCCTCTCGCTCCCTGTGTTCGTACTGGGCATGTCCGAGATGATTCCGGGCCAGCCCATCCAGCGCCTCATCCCAGGGCCGCTCATGGCCTGGGTGCAGTTCGCCCTGGCGACGCCCGTGGTGTTGTGGGGGGGCTGGCCCTTCTTCCAGCGGGGCTGGGCGTCGGTGCGCAACCGGCACCTCAACATGTTCACGCTGATTGCCCTTGGGACGGGCGCCGCCTACGGCTTCAGCGTCTTCGCCACCTTCTTCCCCGGCCTCCTGCCCCACGCCTTCACCGGCCACGGTGGCCACGTGCCCTTGTACTTCGAGGCCGCGGCGGTCATCACCACGCTGGTGCTGCTGGGGCAGGTGCTGGAGCTCCGGGCCCGCCATGCCACCTCGGGAGCCTTGAAGGCGCTGCTCGGGCTGGCTCCGAAGACGGCGCGGCTGCTGCGCGAGGACGGGCGCGAAGAGGACGTGGCGCTGGACGGGGTCCACGTGAGTGACCGCCTCCGCGTCCGACCGGGCGAGAAGGTGCCCGTGGATGGCTTGGTCCTGGAGGGCGAGAGCGCCGTGGACGAGTCCATGGTGACGGGTGAGCCGATTCCCTCCGAGAAGACACCTGGCAGCCGGGTGACAGGAGGGACGGTCAACGGCACCGGCGGCTTCGTGATGCGGGCCGAGCGCGTCGGCCGCGACACGCTCCTCGCTCAAATCGTACAGCGGGTGGCCGAGGCCCAGCGCAGCCGGGCCCCCATCCAGCGTCTGGCCGACACCGTCTCCGGGTGGTTCGTGCCCGCGGTGGTGGTCATCGCCGTCCTGACGGCGTTCATCTGGAGCATGTGGGGACCAGAGCCCCGGCTCGCCTACGCGCTGGTCAACGCCGTGGCCGTCCTCATCATCGCGTGCCCGTGTGCCCTGGGCCTGGCCACGCCCATCTCCATCGTGGTGGGCATGGGGCGTGGCGCGCAGGCCGGCGTCCTCATCCGGGACGCGGCGGCGCTCGAGGAACTGGCGAAGGTGGACACCCTCGTCGTCGACAAGACAGGCACCCTCACCGAGGGCAGGCCAAGCCTCACCACGGTGGTGGCCGCCCCCGGTTTCGACGAGGCGCGGCTGCTTCACCTGGCCGGCAGTATCGAGCGCGGGAGCGAGCACCCGCTCGCGTCCGCAATCGTGAAGGGCGCAGAGGCACGAGGTGCCGTCCTCACTGAGACGCACGGCTTCAAGTCCGTGACGGGCCAGGGCGTGACGGGGCGTGTGGATGGTGCGCAGGTGGCGCTCGGGAATGCCCGGCTGCTCGAGGGACTCGGCATCGAGGCAGGGGCGTTCCTGGAGAGGGCGGAGGCCCTGAGGCGAGAAGGGCAGACGGTGATGTTCGTCGCCGTGGACGGCAAGCCGGCCGGGCTGCTCGGCGTGGCCGACCCGGTGAAGGCCAGCACCCCCGAGGCCGTTCAACAGCTCCGGGCCGATGGGCTGCGCCTCGTGATGCTCACGGGTGACAGCCGGACGACGGCGGAGGCGGTGGCCCGTCGCCTGGGCATCGACGAAGTCCACGCTGAGGTGCGCCCCGAGGAGAAGAACGAGATGGTGAAGCGCCTCCAGGCCGAAGGGCACGTGGTGGCCATGGCCGGAGACGGGGTGAACGACGCGCCCGCGCTCGCCCAGGCCAACGTGGGCATCGCCATGGGCACGGGCACTGACATCGCCATGGAGAGCGCCGCCGTCACGCTGGTGAAGGGTGACCTCCGTGCCATCGTCCGCGCCCGGCACCTGAGCCGGGGCACCGTGCACAACATCCGCCAGAACCTCTTCTTCGCGTTCATCTACAACGTGCTCGGCGTCCCCATCGCGGCGGGGGTCCTCTACCCGTTCTTCGGACTGCTGCTGAGCCCCATGATTGCCAGCGCGGCGATGAGCATCTCGTCCGTCTCCGTCATCGCCAATGCCCTGCGGCTGAGGCGGCTGGACCTCTGA